From Planifilum fulgidum:
CCGAAGGTTTCCGACCGGTGCGGGTGTTTTCCCGCGGCGGCGTTCCATCCGGGTTCCGCTTTTTTGCCGCGCCCATACGGCGATCCCTTGAGGGATGAGCGGAAAACTTGGTAAAATGAAGCCATGGAACGAAACGGCAAGATTCGAAGCATGACGGGGTACGGCAGAGATTGCCTCCTGAAGGACGGCATCAGCTACGAAGTGGAGATTCGTTCGGTCAACAACCGGTATTTGGACATCACGGTCCGTCTTCCCGGAGGCTGGATTTCCCTTGAGGAGCGGATCAAGCGGGAGATCCAACCGTTGGTGCGCCGCGGCCGGGTGGATGTGTTCGTACAGATCCGGACCGATCAGCTCTCCCGGCGGAATGTGACGGTCAACTGGGAGGTCGCCGAGGCGGCGATCCGTGCCGCCCGGGAGATGAAAGAGCGTTTCGCCTTGGACGGATCGCTGTCCGTGAGCGATCTTTTTCATGTTCCGGAAGTCGTCACCGTCGAAGAGGTCCCTCTGGATCCGGAATCCTGCAGCGAACCCCTGCTGGAGGCGGTTCGCAACGCCTGCATCCGCCTGGTGGAGATGCGGCGAAAGGAAGGGGAAGCGCTGGCGGAGGACCTGTTTTCTCGAACGGAGACCTTGCAAAACCTGCTTGTGGAGATCCGAAGCCGTGCTCCCAAGGTGGCGGAGGAATACCGCCGGCGCCTGGAGACGCGGCTGAAGGAGTGGATGGAAGGAGTCTCCCTGGACGAAAACCGTTTGATGATGGAAGCGGCCCTCTATGCGGAACGGGCGGATATATCGGAGGAGCTCACCCGGTTGGACAGCCATGTCAGCCAGTTCCGCCGTCTCCTGTCCAGCGACGAGCCTGTGGGCCGGCGCCTCGATTTTCTCCTGCAGGAGATGAACCGGGAGATCAACACGATCGGTTCCAAGGCCAACGACGGACTGATCAGCCTGTGGGTCGTCGATTGCAAAAGCGAGTTGGAGAAAATGAGGGAACAGGTGCAGAACATCGAGTGACGGTGCGCCCCCCTCCGGAATTGATTCCTTTGGGGAAAGGGACTACAATAACTACTGAAACTACTGAGCAGCGAAGGATTTGCCGGAAGAGGCAGCCGTTTGTCCCTCTGCCCTGATTTTCAGCTATGGATCAAAGCGAGGAGGCAAAGTCCCTTGAGTATCAAATTGATCAATATCGGTTTCGGCAATATCGTGTCCGCCAACCGAATCATTTCCATCGTCAGCCCGGATTCCGCGCCCATCAAGCGGATCATCCAGGAGGCGCGGGAACGCAGCATGCTGATCGATGCTACATACGGTCGCCGCACTCGGGCGGTGATCATCACCGACAGCGATCATGTGATTCTCTCCGCGGTTCAGCCCGAGACCGTCGCCCATCGGTTGGCCAGCAAGGATCAAGAGGAAATGGTCGAGTAAGGATGCTGTTGTGTAGA
This genomic window contains:
- a CDS encoding YicC/YloC family endoribonuclease, whose protein sequence is MERNGKIRSMTGYGRDCLLKDGISYEVEIRSVNNRYLDITVRLPGGWISLEERIKREIQPLVRRGRVDVFVQIRTDQLSRRNVTVNWEVAEAAIRAAREMKERFALDGSLSVSDLFHVPEVVTVEEVPLDPESCSEPLLEAVRNACIRLVEMRRKEGEALAEDLFSRTETLQNLLVEIRSRAPKVAEEYRRRLETRLKEWMEGVSLDENRLMMEAALYAERADISEELTRLDSHVSQFRRLLSSDEPVGRRLDFLLQEMNREINTIGSKANDGLISLWVVDCKSELEKMREQVQNIE
- the remA gene encoding extracellular matrix/biofilm regulator RemA, yielding MSIKLINIGFGNIVSANRIISIVSPDSAPIKRIIQEARERSMLIDATYGRRTRAVIITDSDHVILSAVQPETVAHRLASKDQEEMVE